AGGTTATCTGAGACCAGAATAAATGAGGCACTAGCTGAAGGGGCAGAGATCATTGCGACAGCCTGCCCTTGGTGCCATATCCAATTGGAGGATGCAGTGAAGACCACCGGCAGTGAGGGGAAAATAGAGGTAAAAGATGTGGCCGAACTTTTAGCAGAATCAATTGAATAAAACGCAATAGTGGGGGTAGCTGATATGGAAATTATTGTTTGCCTTCGACAGACGGCTATCATCAAAGAAGAACCTAAGGTCCAGTCGGATGGAAAGACCTTAGACCTTTCTGGGTTTAACCGGCACCTGAACGAATGGGATGCCTACGCCTTGGAGGAGGCCCTCTTACTGGCCCAGAAATACGGGGGTGATGCATCTGTCATTTCATTGGGTCCTGGAGAGGCCCAGGAGGTCCTTTTTTATGGCTTGGCAGCAGGAGCAAAGAGGGCGATACATATCCTGACCCCCGACCAGCAACACATTGATAATTGGACCATCGCCAATGTGCTTGCGCGAGTAATAAAAAAAGGCTCCTTCGATCTCGTTATGACAGGGGTTCAGGCGGAAGACGACGGATGCGCCGAGATTGGGGCAACCCTTGCCCATCTTTTGGGGATTCCTCATGCCTCTCTGGTAATGAGGGTAGAGTATGAACAGGGACAAAACGCGGTGAAAGTTGACAGGGAACTCGAAGCAGGATATGTGGATAGTCTTCGCCTTACGCTACCCGCTCTGTTAACAATTCAGACAGGCATAAGCCAGCCTCGGTACATTTCCTCCATGAGGCTAAGGAGGTTCAAAAAGAGCGCAACGATCACGAAGGTCTCTTTCGAGGATATAGTTTCAGAAGGAGAGGGGCCTTCCCCAAGAGAGGAGGTGTTGGGACTTTACCCATATCAACCAGAAGCCTCACAGGTTGAGGTGTTGGAAGGGT
This DNA window, taken from Deltaproteobacteria bacterium, encodes the following:
- a CDS encoding electron transfer flavoprotein subunit beta/FixA family protein codes for the protein MEIIVCLRQTAIIKEEPKVQSDGKTLDLSGFNRHLNEWDAYALEEALLLAQKYGGDASVISLGPGEAQEVLFYGLAAGAKRAIHILTPDQQHIDNWTIANVLARVIKKGSFDLVMTGVQAEDDGCAEIGATLAHLLGIPHASLVMRVEYEQGQNAVKVDRELEAGYVDSLRLTLPALLTIQTGISQPRYISSMRLRRFKKSATITKVSFEDIVSEGEGPSPREEVLGLYPYQPEASQVEVLEGSPEAMADQLFERLQSKGVL